From the Clostridiales bacterium FE2011 genome, one window contains:
- a CDS encoding YebC/PmpR family DNA-binding transcriptional regulator: MSGHSKWHNIQAKKGKADAQRGAVFTKIGREIAIAVREGGANPESNGKLRDIIAKAKANNMPNDNIQRSIKKASGELSNVVYEEITYEGYAPGGVAVIVDCISDNRNRTASDVRHCFAKYGGNLGTTGSVGFMFDERGVLVVEREPGSDEDEMMMIALEAGAEDVKVDDDVFEIVTAPNDFSTVRENLEKQGISFLSAEVAKIPQNTVAVSDPDTVLKIQKMLDLLEENDDVQNVYHNADLPEEEEDE, from the coding sequence ATGTCCGGGCATTCCAAGTGGCACAATATTCAGGCTAAAAAGGGCAAGGCAGACGCGCAGCGCGGAGCGGTTTTCACAAAGATCGGCCGCGAAATCGCCATCGCGGTTCGCGAAGGCGGCGCCAATCCGGAGTCCAATGGCAAGCTGCGCGATATTATCGCCAAAGCGAAGGCCAACAATATGCCTAATGATAACATTCAGCGCTCCATCAAAAAGGCAAGCGGTGAGCTGAGCAACGTGGTGTACGAAGAGATCACCTACGAAGGCTATGCTCCCGGCGGCGTCGCGGTTATCGTGGACTGCATTTCCGACAACCGCAACCGCACCGCCAGCGATGTGCGTCACTGCTTCGCCAAGTATGGCGGAAACCTGGGCACCACCGGTTCCGTTGGTTTCATGTTTGACGAACGCGGCGTGCTCGTGGTGGAACGGGAACCCGGCAGCGACGAGGACGAGATGATGATGATCGCCCTGGAAGCCGGCGCGGAAGACGTGAAGGTGGATGACGATGTCTTTGAGATCGTGACCGCCCCCAACGACTTCAGCACCGTCCGGGAGAACCTGGAAAAGCAGGGAATTTCATTCCTTTCCGCTGAAGTGGCCAAGATTCCGCAGAACACCGTGGCCGTTTCCGATCCGGACACCGTCCTGAAGATCCAGAAGATGCTGGATCTGCTGGAGGAGAACGACGACGTGCAGAACGTGTACCACAACGCGGATCTGCCGGAAGAAGAGGAGGACGAATAA
- a CDS encoding thymidine phosphorylase has protein sequence MLEIIEKKKFGQELTKEEITFFAQAAAEKSVPDYQLSALLMAIRLNGMTDQETTDLTLAMRDSGDIADLSGIPGIKVDKHSTGGVGDTTTLVLAPLVAACGAPVAKMSGRGLGHTGGTLDKLESIPGLSVALPVEDFIRQVKEIGVAVVGQTGHLAPADKTLYALRDVTSTVDSLPLIVSSILSKKLAAGSDAIVLDVKTGSGAIMHTLEDSLKLAQNMVRVGELAGKPIVALVSGMDQPLGTHVGNALEVKEAIDILAGRAGGDLLEVSLTLGGFMLHLAGKAETPEAGQAMMKQAIDSGAGLEKLKQMIAAQGGDPSVCDDVTRLPQAKVIRPVTCGTSGWVSQMNTMALGLAAQAMGAGRMKVDDELDYSVGFVLQVRIGDRVDAGTPLCVLHARSEEDADRAEAAIRAAITIAQEPCGRVPNFHAVVTKDGIRRLGADA, from the coding sequence ATGCTGGAAATCATTGAAAAGAAAAAGTTCGGGCAGGAGCTGACAAAGGAGGAGATCACCTTCTTTGCGCAGGCGGCTGCGGAAAAATCCGTACCGGATTATCAGCTTTCAGCCCTGCTGATGGCCATCCGCCTGAACGGGATGACGGACCAGGAGACCACGGACCTTACGCTGGCAATGCGCGACTCCGGGGATATTGCCGACCTGTCCGGGATTCCCGGAATCAAGGTGGATAAACATTCCACCGGCGGTGTAGGTGATACCACCACGCTGGTGCTGGCACCCCTGGTGGCGGCCTGCGGCGCGCCCGTGGCAAAGATGAGCGGCCGGGGCCTGGGCCATACCGGCGGAACGCTGGATAAGCTGGAGTCCATTCCCGGACTCAGCGTTGCCCTGCCCGTGGAGGATTTCATCCGCCAGGTGAAGGAAATCGGCGTGGCCGTGGTCGGCCAGACCGGGCATCTGGCGCCCGCGGACAAAACCCTGTACGCCCTGCGGGACGTGACGTCTACTGTGGACTCCCTGCCGCTGATTGTTTCTTCCATTCTCAGCAAAAAGCTGGCTGCCGGCTCCGATGCCATCGTGCTGGACGTGAAAACCGGTTCCGGCGCGATTATGCATACCCTGGAGGACAGCCTGAAGCTGGCGCAGAACATGGTGCGGGTCGGCGAACTGGCCGGAAAGCCCATCGTGGCGCTTGTCAGCGGTATGGACCAGCCGCTGGGCACCCATGTGGGCAACGCACTGGAAGTGAAGGAAGCCATCGATATCCTGGCCGGCCGTGCCGGCGGGGATCTGCTGGAGGTTTCCCTGACCCTGGGCGGCTTTATGCTGCACCTGGCCGGAAAGGCGGAAACGCCGGAAGCCGGACAGGCCATGATGAAGCAGGCCATTGATTCCGGCGCCGGCCTGGAAAAGCTGAAGCAGATGATCGCGGCCCAGGGCGGCGATCCGTCCGTCTGCGACGATGTGACCCGCCTGCCTCAGGCAAAGGTAATCCGGCCTGTGACCTGCGGCACATCCGGCTGGGTTTCACAGATGAATACCATGGCGCTGGGTCTTGCGGCCCAGGCAATGGGAGCCGGACGGATGAAGGTGGACGATGAACTGGATTACTCCGTAGGCTTTGTGCTGCAGGTGCGGATCGGCGACCGGGTGGATGCCGGTACGCCGCTGTGTGTGCTGCATGCCCGCAGTGAAGAGGACGCGGACCGGGCGGAAGCTGCTATCCGCGCTGCCATCACGATCGCACAGGAGCCCTGCGGCCGGGTACCCAACTTCCATGCGGTGGTGACTAAGGACGGCATCCGCAGGCTGGGGGCGGATGCATGA
- a CDS encoding AzlC family ABC transporter permease — MNKVFRQGIRQGIPIALGYLSVSFAFGMKAVSDGLTVLQAVLISMTNVTSAGQIAAVPLMVGGASLAEMALTQLTINLRYALMSLSLSRKLDGSMGTLQRMIFSFANTDEIFAVASSQPGKVGKYYLYGLMLTPWIGWSLGTFLGAAAGTLLPEFVRTALGIAIYGMFLAIILPPARKSRPVRFVVLAAVALSLCFHYIPGLNTVSSGFVIIICGVAAAALGAWRYPAEEDAA; from the coding sequence ATGAATAAAGTTTTCCGGCAGGGGATCCGTCAAGGGATCCCGATTGCCCTGGGATACCTGAGTGTTTCTTTTGCCTTTGGCATGAAAGCGGTCAGCGACGGGCTGACTGTGCTGCAGGCGGTGCTGATTTCCATGACCAACGTGACCAGCGCGGGCCAGATTGCCGCGGTACCGCTGATGGTGGGCGGCGCATCCCTGGCGGAGATGGCGCTGACCCAGCTGACGATCAACCTGCGCTACGCGCTGATGAGCCTGTCCCTCAGCCGGAAGCTGGACGGAAGCATGGGTACGCTCCAGCGCATGATTTTCTCTTTTGCCAATACGGATGAGATTTTTGCGGTCGCCTCTTCCCAGCCGGGAAAGGTGGGCAAGTATTATCTTTACGGCCTGATGCTGACCCCGTGGATCGGCTGGTCGCTGGGCACCTTCCTGGGTGCCGCTGCCGGAACGTTGCTGCCGGAGTTTGTCCGCACGGCGCTGGGCATTGCCATCTACGGCATGTTCCTGGCCATTATCCTGCCTCCGGCACGGAAGAGCCGTCCGGTGCGCTTTGTGGTGCTGGCGGCGGTGGCGCTGAGCCTTTGCTTCCATTATATTCCCGGACTGAATACGGTTTCCTCCGGGTTTGTGATTATTATCTGCGGCGTAGCCGCGGCTGCACTGGGTGCCTGGCGGTATCCGGCGGAGGAGGATGCCGCATGA
- a CDS encoding AzlD domain-containing protein: MKWNMFLPYLAVTAGVTYLIRMLPLTVFRREIKSRFVRSFLAYIPYAVLGAMTFPDVFYSTGDMRTAICGVAVAVLLAWRGRSLLTVAVAACVAVALAQGFLLLV, from the coding sequence ATGAAATGGAATATGTTTCTGCCTTACCTGGCTGTTACAGCCGGTGTGACTTACCTGATCCGTATGCTGCCGCTGACGGTGTTCCGCCGGGAGATTAAAAGCCGGTTTGTCCGGTCCTTCCTGGCCTATATCCCTTACGCGGTGCTGGGGGCCATGACTTTTCCGGATGTGTTTTATTCCACGGGGGATATGCGCACGGCCATCTGCGGCGTTGCGGTGGCAGTGCTGCTGGCCTGGCGCGGACGGAGCCTGCTGACGGTGGCTGTGGCCGCCTGCGTTGCGGTAGCGCTGGCCCAGGGATTCCTGCTGCTGGTATAA
- a CDS encoding beta-lactamase family protein, which yields MGLQERLSACLRQAVENHEAAGVSLLVLKNGKELCHAREGYADIAAGKQLRRDSIFRLYSQSKPVTAAAAMILVDRGILDLMAPVEQYLPGFANPRVVEADGTIRPAIRGPWILDLLGMTSGLCYPDADPAGQYAARIFDDNHAQILAGGGMSTLDFCNRLGEQPLAFEPGTRWRYGTSADILGAVIEAASGKRFSEFLREELFEPLGMKDTAFWVPEEKRDRLVTCYKRVPGSLETFSSLHLAVGQYDREPAFESGGAGLVSTLDDYAAFANMLINGGKAAGGRILSEAAVRYMTTPQLTGSVRKDVWDSLGGYNYSCLMRVCDHPGRAAMFTVKNEYGWDGWLGTYFANLPDQGITFLLAQNVTDMGTGAVTRKCRNILAACMDC from the coding sequence ATGGGCTTACAGGAAAGACTGTCCGCCTGCCTGCGGCAAGCTGTGGAAAACCATGAAGCGGCGGGCGTCAGCCTGCTGGTTTTGAAGAATGGCAAGGAACTCTGCCATGCCCGGGAAGGATATGCGGATATTGCGGCCGGGAAACAGCTGCGCCGGGATTCCATTTTCCGCCTGTACAGCCAGTCCAAACCTGTGACGGCGGCCGCTGCGATGATTCTTGTGGACCGGGGTATCCTGGACCTGATGGCGCCGGTGGAACAATACCTGCCGGGCTTTGCCAATCCCCGGGTGGTGGAGGCGGACGGAACAATCCGTCCGGCGATCCGCGGCCCGTGGATCCTGGACCTGCTGGGAATGACCTCGGGCCTGTGCTATCCGGATGCGGATCCGGCGGGACAGTATGCCGCCCGCATCTTTGATGACAACCATGCGCAGATTCTCGCCGGCGGCGGAATGAGCACGCTGGATTTCTGCAACAGACTGGGAGAGCAGCCGCTGGCCTTTGAACCCGGAACCCGCTGGCGCTACGGAACCAGCGCGGACATCCTGGGCGCGGTGATTGAGGCGGCTTCCGGCAAGCGCTTCAGCGAATTCCTCCGGGAGGAGCTTTTTGAGCCCCTGGGGATGAAGGATACGGCCTTCTGGGTGCCGGAGGAAAAACGGGACCGGCTGGTGACCTGTTACAAGCGGGTGCCCGGCAGCCTGGAAACCTTCAGCAGCCTTCACCTGGCTGTGGGACAGTATGACCGGGAACCGGCTTTCGAGTCCGGCGGCGCCGGACTGGTTTCCACCCTGGACGATTATGCGGCATTTGCCAATATGCTGATAAACGGCGGCAAGGCGGCCGGCGGGCGGATCCTTTCCGAGGCGGCGGTGCGGTATATGACAACGCCGCAACTGACCGGAAGCGTCCGGAAGGACGTCTGGGACAGCCTGGGCGGATACAATTACAGCTGCCTCATGCGGGTCTGTGACCATCCGGGCCGGGCGGCGATGTTCACCGTTAAGAACGAGTACGGCTGGGACGGCTGGCTGGGCACCTATTTCGCTAACCTGCCGGACCAGGGGATTACCTTCCTCCTGGCCCAGAATGTGACAGACATGGGAACGGGCGCGGTGACCCGGAAATGCCGGAATATTCTGGCTGCGTGTATGGACTGCTGA
- a CDS encoding ECF transporter S component, producing the protein MTLLAMLVAVLIVLAYVNIPMPMGLSITFNMIPVAIAAMAMGLPGGMIIGGAFGLISFLQCYGIFGVSGMGVALVTANPGFGFACLMFIQRFVSRVLVGVLAALVYRGISRTKAPLYVRGLATGFAAALFNTIFFMTLLVLLFSQTAYMQNAMAGRSVLAYLVASVGVNAVVEMIVAAVVTGAAGVALKKARLI; encoded by the coding sequence ATGACGCTGCTGGCTATGCTGGTAGCGGTTTTGATCGTCCTGGCCTATGTGAACATTCCCATGCCCATGGGTCTGTCCATCACCTTCAACATGATTCCTGTGGCCATTGCCGCCATGGCGATGGGGCTGCCCGGAGGCATGATCATCGGCGGTGCTTTCGGACTGATCAGCTTCCTGCAGTGCTACGGCATCTTCGGCGTAAGCGGAATGGGTGTGGCCCTGGTGACTGCCAATCCCGGTTTCGGCTTTGCCTGCCTGATGTTCATCCAGCGGTTTGTTTCCCGGGTGCTGGTGGGCGTCCTGGCCGCGCTGGTTTACCGGGGCATCAGCCGGACGAAGGCTCCTCTGTATGTGCGGGGCCTGGCCACCGGTTTCGCGGCGGCGCTTTTCAATACCATCTTCTTTATGACGCTGCTGGTACTGCTGTTCAGCCAGACCGCCTATATGCAGAACGCGATGGCCGGCAGAAGCGTCCTGGCTTACCTTGTTGCTTCTGTGGGTGTGAACGCTGTGGTTGAAATGATCGTAGCCGCTGTGGTTACCGGCGCCGCGGGCGTTGCGCTGAAAAAAGCACGGCTGATCTGA
- a CDS encoding type III pantothenate kinase translates to MILTMDIGNTNIKTALFDGKEMYKYWRMSTNITSTSDEYGVRLMSMFAHEGVSPDVVEGIVVSSVVPTINYTIEHMLLNYIGKTPLFVAPGVKTGINIKYENPRELGSDRIANAVAAYDEYGGPCIFIDFGTATTFGVVDQEGSFLGGTICPGIKLSSEALVTGTAKLPRFELNRPENVIGRSTLTNLQSGMYYGYVGLVRNIVRKIRQELGEDAYVVATGGMALMIAEESNVIDKLDGLLTLKGLRLIYERNRTETESDGRR, encoded by the coding sequence ATGATTCTGACCATGGACATCGGGAATACCAATATCAAGACCGCGCTGTTCGACGGGAAAGAAATGTATAAGTACTGGCGTATGTCCACCAATATTACGTCCACTTCGGACGAATACGGTGTACGCCTGATGTCCATGTTTGCCCATGAGGGCGTCTCCCCGGATGTGGTGGAAGGCATTGTGGTTTCCAGCGTGGTGCCCACAATCAACTACACGATTGAGCACATGCTGCTGAACTACATCGGCAAGACACCGCTGTTCGTGGCTCCCGGGGTCAAAACCGGTATCAACATCAAATATGAGAATCCCCGGGAGCTCGGCAGCGACCGGATTGCCAACGCTGTCGCGGCGTATGACGAATACGGGGGGCCATGCATTTTCATCGACTTCGGCACTGCCACCACCTTCGGTGTGGTGGATCAGGAAGGTTCGTTCCTGGGCGGTACCATCTGTCCCGGTATCAAGCTGAGCAGTGAGGCGCTGGTTACCGGCACCGCGAAGCTGCCGCGGTTCGAACTGAACCGGCCGGAAAACGTCATCGGACGGTCCACCCTTACCAACCTGCAAAGCGGCATGTATTACGGTTATGTCGGCCTGGTGCGCAACATTGTGCGCAAGATCCGGCAGGAACTGGGCGAGGATGCCTACGTGGTGGCCACCGGTGGTATGGCGCTGATGATTGCCGAGGAAAGCAATGTTATTGACAAACTGGACGGCCTGCTGACCCTGAAGGGACTGCGGCTGATCTATGAACGAAATCGGACGGAAACGGAATCAGACGGAAGGAGATAA
- a CDS encoding homoserine dehydrogenase has translation MKEVVLGLLGLGNIGGGVWDLIREFGGEVSKRTGVKLVVKKALVLDKKIHRGKEVPDEVLTTEKNDILEDPEIDIVCEFLGGEQPAASMMLRALENGKSVVTANKMALSLHFDELREMAKKTGAGLYYEASVGGAIPIINAIQTPLIANHIEQMMGIVNGTTNYILTRMAAEGAEYETVLKDAQRLGLAEPNPTADVEGYDAAYKLSILGSLAFHSRVLVENVYREGITKVNSEDIAFGREMGYVLKLLAIGKDNGDSIEARVHPAFLPADHPLARVDGSLNAVYLYGHSFKDMMLEGRGAGDAPTASAIVGDIVQAAQNAVHPMPVMRKDPLPVADDWYSKYFIRMKAKDAPGVLAEVAGLLAKEEISVSAMTQKDAGPDGKATLIIITHMAPEKAVQRVVKALNPEICKVENVIRVEG, from the coding sequence ATGAAAGAGGTTGTGCTGGGACTGCTTGGACTGGGAAACATCGGCGGAGGCGTATGGGACCTGATCCGGGAATTCGGCGGGGAAGTCAGCAAGCGTACGGGCGTGAAGCTCGTGGTGAAGAAGGCTCTCGTGCTGGACAAGAAAATCCACAGGGGCAAGGAAGTACCGGATGAGGTGCTGACCACAGAAAAGAACGATATTCTGGAAGATCCGGAAATTGATATCGTCTGCGAATTCCTGGGCGGAGAACAGCCCGCGGCTTCCATGATGCTGCGCGCGCTGGAGAACGGCAAGTCCGTTGTCACCGCGAACAAGATGGCGCTTTCCCTTCATTTTGATGAACTGCGGGAAATGGCGAAGAAGACCGGTGCCGGCCTGTACTATGAAGCCAGCGTCGGCGGCGCGATCCCGATCATCAACGCGATCCAGACGCCCCTGATCGCAAACCACATCGAACAGATGATGGGTATTGTGAACGGCACAACCAACTATATCCTGACCCGGATGGCGGCGGAAGGCGCCGAATATGAAACTGTATTGAAGGATGCCCAGCGCCTGGGCCTGGCGGAGCCCAACCCCACGGCGGACGTGGAAGGCTATGACGCGGCCTACAAACTGAGCATCCTGGGTTCCCTGGCATTCCACAGCCGGGTGCTGGTGGAGAATGTGTACCGCGAGGGTATCACCAAGGTCAATTCCGAAGATATCGCCTTCGGCCGGGAGATGGGCTATGTGCTGAAGCTGCTGGCCATCGGCAAGGACAACGGCGATTCCATTGAAGCCCGTGTGCATCCGGCTTTCCTGCCCGCGGATCATCCGCTGGCCCGGGTGGACGGCTCCCTGAACGCTGTTTATCTCTACGGTCATTCCTTCAAGGACATGATGCTGGAAGGCCGCGGCGCCGGTGACGCTCCGACTGCCAGCGCTATCGTGGGCGACATTGTCCAGGCTGCGCAGAACGCGGTGCATCCCATGCCTGTGATGCGCAAGGATCCGCTGCCCGTGGCGGACGACTGGTACAGCAAGTACTTCATCCGCATGAAGGCCAAGGATGCCCCCGGCGTTCTGGCTGAAGTGGCCGGCCTGCTGGCGAAGGAAGAGATTTCCGTTTCCGCCATGACGCAGAAGGATGCCGGTCCGGATGGAAAGGCGACCCTGATCATCATCACTCATATGGCTCCCGAAAAGGCCGTGCAGCGTGTGGTGAAGGCGCTGAATCCCGAAATCTGCAAGGTAGAGAACGTTATTCGAGTTGAAGGATGA